A part of Nitrospirota bacterium genomic DNA contains:
- a CDS encoding IS30 family transposase — protein sequence TQFTRISRREIKRVQTMLNDRPRKILNWQSPAYVFHHLLR from the coding sequence ACCCAGTTCACTCGCATCTCGCGGCGGGAGATCAAGCGGGTGCAGACGATGCTCAACGATCGGCCACGGAAAATTCTGAACTGGCAGAGTCCGGCCTACGTCTTTCACCACCTGTTGCGCTAG